In Palleronia sp. LCG004, a single window of DNA contains:
- a CDS encoding pseudouridine synthase, giving the protein MPSSLLRVILGDDPPPRLDKALARDVPDDAHLSRSRIAKLISEGCVRCEGVVLSTPKARVAAGDVIEIAVPEESPTHLSPEDMPLDLVYEDEDLAVIDKPAGLVVHPAPGTPDGTLVNGLMHHFGDALSGVGGVKRPGIVHRIDKETSGLLVVAKSDRAHHGLAAQFAAHSVERQYLAICHGIPDLADPRLLGIPGISAEASGTLKIATGIARHRTDRQRQAVTFHGGKHAVTRVTVERPLGPSAALVSCRLETGRTHQIRVHMRHAGHALIGDPVYGGQRKISPHLPGAAEVRAFARQALHAATLGFEHPASGETLSFSSALPTDMQSLIEALEGQSPLTTR; this is encoded by the coding sequence ATGCCGTCGAGCCTCTTGCGCGTCATCCTGGGCGACGATCCGCCGCCGCGTCTTGATAAGGCGCTGGCCCGCGATGTGCCAGACGACGCGCATCTGAGCCGCTCGCGCATCGCCAAGCTCATCTCCGAGGGCTGCGTGCGGTGCGAGGGCGTCGTGCTGTCCACGCCGAAGGCGCGCGTCGCGGCGGGCGATGTCATCGAGATCGCCGTTCCGGAGGAAAGCCCCACGCATCTGTCGCCCGAGGACATGCCGCTCGACCTCGTCTACGAGGACGAGGATCTTGCCGTGATCGACAAACCCGCGGGCCTCGTCGTGCATCCCGCGCCGGGCACGCCCGACGGCACCTTGGTCAACGGGCTCATGCACCATTTCGGCGATGCGCTGTCGGGTGTCGGCGGAGTGAAGCGTCCGGGGATCGTCCATCGCATCGACAAGGAGACGAGCGGATTGCTCGTCGTCGCGAAATCGGATCGCGCGCATCACGGGCTTGCCGCGCAATTCGCGGCCCACAGCGTCGAGCGGCAATACCTTGCGATCTGTCACGGCATTCCCGATCTGGCCGATCCGCGGCTTCTCGGGATTCCCGGCATATCGGCCGAGGCGAGCGGTACGCTCAAGATCGCAACGGGAATCGCCCGGCATCGGACGGACCGGCAACGGCAGGCGGTGACGTTCCACGGCGGCAAGCATGCGGTCACCCGCGTCACCGTCGAACGGCCGCTCGGGCCCTCGGCCGCGCTCGTCTCCTGCCGGCTCGAGACGGGGCGCACCCACCAGATCCGCGTCCACATGCGCCATGCCGGGCACGCCCTGATCGGCGATCCGGTCTATGGCGGGCAGCGAAAGATATCGCCCCATCTGCCCGGCGCAGCTGAGGTCCGTGCGTTCGCGCGGCAGGCGCTTCATGCCGCGACGCTCGGTTTCGAGCATCCCGCCAGCGGCGAGACGCTCAGCTTCTCCAGTGCCCTGCCGACCGACATGCAAAGCCTGATCGAGGCGCTCGAAGGCCAAAGCCCGCTGACAACTCGGTGA
- a CDS encoding MmcB family DNA repair protein, with the protein MIDPNLPALAKPGQILARGVSRHLAGHGFACVEELVPSRGLRVDVMALGPKDEIWVVECKSSRADFMSDGKWQGYLEWCDRFFWAVDPDFPVEILPEGTGLIIADGYDAEIVSTGPESRLAPARRKVVIRKFAFHAARRLHLLRDPGLAIGV; encoded by the coding sequence ATGATCGATCCCAACCTACCGGCACTTGCGAAACCGGGGCAGATCCTCGCCCGGGGGGTCAGCCGTCATCTGGCGGGCCACGGATTCGCCTGCGTCGAGGAACTGGTCCCTTCGCGCGGGCTCAGGGTGGACGTCATGGCGCTCGGGCCCAAGGACGAGATCTGGGTGGTCGAGTGCAAGTCGAGCCGGGCGGATTTCATGTCCGACGGCAAGTGGCAGGGCTATCTGGAATGGTGCGACAGGTTCTTCTGGGCGGTCGATCCGGACTTCCCGGTCGAGATCCTGCCCGAGGGCACGGGTCTCATCATAGCGGACGGCTACGATGCGGAAATCGTCTCGACCGGCCCCGAGAGCAGGCTGGCACCCGCGCGACGCAAGGTGGTGATCCGCAAGTTCGCCTTTCACGCGGCGCGCAGGTTGCACCTCCTGCGCGATCCCGGGCTCGCGATCGGCGTCTAG
- the nusB gene encoding transcription antitermination factor NusB: MTDKRKMKSAARLYAVQALFQMEHSSLGIDRVRVEFEDHRFGAVYDEGEMIEGDVTLFRAILDGVVDNQSRIDQLTHHALVAKWPIDRIDPTLRATFRAAGAELLARTTPPKVVIVEYVDVAKAFFPEGREPKFVNAVLDHMAREARPEAFA; this comes from the coding sequence ATGACCGACAAACGAAAGATGAAATCCGCGGCGCGCCTCTATGCGGTGCAGGCGTTGTTCCAGATGGAGCATTCGAGCCTCGGCATCGACCGGGTCCGCGTGGAGTTCGAGGATCACCGCTTCGGCGCGGTCTATGACGAAGGCGAGATGATCGAGGGGGACGTCACGCTCTTTCGCGCGATTCTCGACGGGGTCGTCGACAACCAGTCGCGCATCGACCAGCTGACGCATCACGCGCTCGTCGCGAAATGGCCGATCGACCGAATCGACCCGACATTGCGCGCGACCTTCCGCGCGGCCGGGGCGGAGCTTCTGGCGCGAACGACCCCGCCCAAGGTGGTGATCGTGGAATACGTGGACGTCGCCAAGGCGTTCTTTCCCGAGGGACGGGAGCCGAAATTCGTCAATGCCGTCCTCGACCACATGGCGCGGGAGGCCCGTCCAGAGGCCTTCGCGTGA
- a CDS encoding 6,7-dimethyl-8-ribityllumazine synthase, protein MAGQSHHTLDLPTFEKAPKVLIVVAPYYKDIADDMIAGARRTLEQAGAEVELVEVPGALEIPTAIRIAQRNGDFDGYVALGCVIRGETTHYDTVCNDSSRALTLLGLDGCCIGNGILTVENYDQAAVRAGEQDKGGGAAAAALHLIALSRKWSRTGKGIGFKPRNEDGAGA, encoded by the coding sequence ATGGCCGGACAATCGCATCATACCCTCGACCTGCCGACCTTCGAGAAGGCCCCGAAGGTCCTGATCGTGGTGGCCCCGTATTACAAGGACATCGCCGACGACATGATCGCCGGCGCGCGCCGCACGCTCGAGCAGGCCGGTGCCGAGGTCGAACTCGTCGAGGTGCCGGGCGCACTCGAGATCCCGACGGCGATCCGCATCGCGCAGCGAAACGGCGATTTCGACGGCTACGTCGCGCTCGGCTGCGTCATCCGGGGCGAGACGACGCATTACGACACGGTCTGCAACGACAGTTCGCGCGCGCTGACGCTTCTCGGACTCGACGGATGCTGCATCGGCAACGGCATCCTCACGGTCGAGAATTACGACCAGGCGGCCGTGCGGGCGGGCGAGCAGGACAAGGGCGGAGGCGCGGCCGCCGCCGCGCTGCACCTGATCGCGCTGTCGCGCAAGTGGAGCCGGACCGGCAAGGGCATCGGCTTCAAGCCGCGCAACGAAGACGGCGCAGGCGCATGA
- a CDS encoding DUF6476 family protein, with translation MDEIPQPRDGALTFLKWLVIALTATMLAGLVTLIVLFVTRFPPAVPPLPETIALPEGEVPFAFTRGATWIAIVTRDDEILIFDETGETLRQRITIE, from the coding sequence ATGGATGAGATCCCCCAACCCCGGGACGGGGCGCTGACCTTTCTGAAATGGCTGGTGATCGCGTTGACCGCAACCATGCTGGCGGGGCTCGTAACGCTGATCGTCCTTTTCGTCACGCGCTTTCCGCCCGCGGTGCCGCCCCTGCCCGAGACGATCGCCCTCCCCGAGGGCGAGGTGCCTTTCGCCTTTACCCGCGGGGCGACCTGGATCGCGATCGTCACGCGCGACGACGAGATCCTGATCTTCGACGAGACCGGAGAGACCCTGCGCCAGAGGATCACGATCGAATGA
- a CDS encoding DUF6324 family protein, translating to MSINDPSDTSANLQIGPTDAGMVRIYVTADGGIEVPMDFDPEEAEEIAEEIRAAAAHARKPVKKKR from the coding sequence ATGAGCATCAACGATCCCAGCGACACGAGCGCGAATCTCCAGATCGGACCGACCGATGCCGGGATGGTCCGGATCTACGTCACGGCCGATGGCGGCATCGAGGTGCCGATGGATTTCGATCCCGAGGAGGCCGAGGAGATCGCCGAGGAGATCCGCGCCGCCGCGGCCCATGCCCGTAAGCCCGTAAAGAAGAAGCGCTAG